ACTTAATGGAGGCTAATTGAGAGAGGAATATTTCTAGCTCCATTTGGTCAATAATTCAATTTTCACgcacaattaaaacattattaattttGCCCACAAAGCAGATTCAGATTTGTCCCCACAGAGCTAGCCATCTCACGAAGTGCCCTTTGAGTCCATTACAATTAAAGACAATTTCGTGTCTGCCCCattaataattatacatttgatatgttttattttattttaaatgaccgGCAATTTGCGGCCAGAGAACTTTTTTGTTCgaaaaaaatgtcctttcatCCCCTCACCTCACCCCACGCTCCGAAAtatgttatatataaatatatataagtataaagtaattgaacaaaaattaattcaaatggaGTGGCTAAATTACAACATCAAGTTTTCAGTGTACAAGTGGAAAGGAGCCTGGCTGACTACAGCCCTCCATGAACAGAACTGCCAAACATCCGCCAGGATGTTTCTACTTCATAATCAGATCATCAGCCTCCTATTTGTGCAATTAAGAGTGCATGCGATTCAGTAACGCTCACAGGGCAGTCACAGTAATTGGGAACCTGTAATTAAGCAAACCACTTCGAGCTCAGCCCGCTTATGCGAGAACGGAGACAGCCGCGGCATCTCTGAGGAATGCTGCACTTACCTCTCGTTAATTATTCATGCAAGATGTTCTGCCACTTTTAAATGATCGCCTCTTAGCTGACGACGGGATGGGCAGGAAAATGAATGGGCTGTTGATTCTGCTGTACCAGCGCCCCCACAGTCTAGGTGGCTATCTAACTGCACTGACTGACATCACAAgaacagtaaaaacatttttttttttttaaactgctcgATGACACCCATAAAACCGCCAGGGTGATGGATCTCGATCCGCTGCCGTGAGAAAGCCCAAGCTGAACAGCTCACCTGACTACCGCAGTCAATTTGCATCAGCGCTCACCTGAAGATAGACACATCCACACTTTCACTGTAATCTGCCGCAATAAAAGGTGATATCAATGCGATTTGGGCACGTGTGACTGGGGCAGCTGTGTAAAAGATGTGACCAGTCCCTCAGGCAGAACGTGACTCCCTCACTGTACGGGCCGGGGATCTCAGAAACGGCTTTAGTTCTGACAACTCGAGCGTTTCTCTTAACGGAAAAAGCGCAAAATCAGACTTACAATCGAGAGAACGCTGTTGTTGAAAATGATTAATGCCACCTGTGCGACCACATGGCACATTAACGCTGtttataattcattttctaCCCCTGGCGTGTTCATTATAATGGAGAACAACTTGTGTACTGGATACCCTTGGTAACAAATGCTGTAACGAGGTAGCGATGGCCTAGGGACCGTGGCAAAGGGCAATCCACCAGGGCTGCCGTCGACTGAGCAGGAGACCGAGCGGTACAAATCCTGTAACCATAGTAAGGTTAGTGTTGCACAGGTAAATGTTTTTAACGGGCAGATGCACTGCCTTCCTGTTGTAACCCCTAGACTACTCACCAAGGCTTGTCGCTGGCTTGGACACTTACAAGTTATATCTCACAGTGTTTCCTTTCAGATGCAAGTCTGCAAAATACATCATTTATGGCACAAGAATTCCTTTTTGGTGGAACTGGGAGACCTGGGTGGGTTTTcaccaagcaggattactgagttagctggataactgcactgagtaaaacctagaacagctcttttttacttcagtccatgttccaggttttactcagtgcagttatccagctaactcagcaatcatgcttcgtgaaacagggccctgtactacacacacgctgctacagtgtacagtaatgcTGTCTAAGATGGAGCGACTACTTGCATTGTCAGTGGTTGAGGAATGATGTACAAAGTGGAACAAGCCACTCATAGTCCTTCAGTTTGCACAGCCTGGTCTATCTATTCTCAGTATAGACTATTTAAATGAAGAGATAACGGTTGCAGAAGGAGTTTAATTTGCATTGCAGAGCAAGATAGGCGAGGAGAGCTGATGACTTCCTTTGTGTACCTTTCTCCTGGGCCTTGGGGGCAGACTCAGGGGCAGGATCAGAGGGAGGTTCAGGTGCAGATTCAGGAGCAGGCTCAGGTGCAGGTTTAGATGCAGATTCAGGGGCAGATTCAGCGGCAGGTTTAGATGCAGATTCAGGTGAAGGCTCAGGTGCAGGTTTAGATTCAGGGGCCGGCTCAGAGGCAGATTCAGGTGCAGGTTCAGGGGCCGGCTCAGAGGCGCTGGCAGGTGCCTCCTCTGTGGCTTTGGCCTGGTCCGCAGTCTTCGCCCCTGCCTCAGACTCTCCCTTAGCCCCTTCTACGGCCGCTGCAGAGTCCGGAGCAGGTGCACCTTTAACCTCCTCTGCAGGCGCAGGGGCGGCGGCAGCATCCTCTGCCGGGGGCTTGGTCTCCGCGGCAACCTGGGCGGTCTCCCCGGCCGCGGCGGCCTGGGCCTCGGGGCCGGCGTTCTGAACGGGCAGCTGGACCGGGTCTGGAATGGTCTCGCTGTCCTCCGCCCCAGCGCCATTCTCAGTCCGCTTCGCTGTCACGACCACATGCCAGTGAGGAGGaaacaaaacatacagacaTTACCTGACAGAAACACGCAGAGACACATTACAGATGTGGAGCACACAGACGATAACTGAAATCATACAGAATCCATGCTTTCAAGAGCAACCCCACATTTATTCCATCAATGTATTCACTGTATTTGATGTGCTGCCCCTGTgctaatatatacattttttaaaaatgtaataccaGAAATATATGAGAGAACCACTATATACACCAACTCTGACTTCTTCTATTTTGATAGTATTACAATTTACAAGTCATTGAAGATCTGGAGAATATGACTGAAACCTGGAGTCATGTTCATAGAGATGAATTCCAGGACTGTCCATTCACTCCATTACTATACTGGAACTAAAACAGACTTGAGAACATTGACGTGATCAAAGAAAACAAGTCCAACTTTGATTAACACTGAGAAAACGCAAATGTCCTGTGCTGGAAGGAGAACAGAAGATTAATGCAGCCCTCAGGTTACTGATCTGAGTAAGCACCAAGACTCTGGTGTCCTGCTGGTGCAACTGgagttttattttcctttgaattAGGATGAGTCAACATTTATCCTGATTTTATCACATAACCTGTCTTACAACAGACACGCACAAAGAAATGTAAGACTTGACAGTCAACAACACAAACGATACAGTATTCACTCATATTCACTCTAGGTAACCATAGAACTAAAATATTACATGAACTGATTTTATAGAAATTAAATGCAGACATAACGTACAATACAGAGAAAAATGTGGTGCCTAACTGACAGAGTCATTTTCCCAAGATAGAAAGGTagtcagctccataatgtttgggattaatgtatttttattttcttgattttggctctgtactctacaattttagatttgtaatcaaacaatccacatgtggttgaaatgcacattctcattctcattaGCACATGTCAACATgtggaccagagttgtgccaatgaaggACAAGGAAGCCGTTATGAagttgagaaataagaaaaaactgagacataggccaaatcttcggtttaccaaaatcaactgtttggaacaccaTTAAGAAGAATGAGGGCACTGATGAGCTCGgaaatcacaaagggcctggtaggccaaggaagaacGCTACAGTTGATTACAAAGGAATCCCAACCATAATTAAGAATAACTttcaaacacctgtccgacagatcagaaacactcttcaggaggtggGCATGGacgtgtcagtgactactgtcggCAGAAGGcttcattgggatggcaggtaagCCATCCGCCAAGTTATGACCTACGagaggtcttgtggacagatgcaCTTGTAACAGAATGATGGCAAGACGTAATCTGTGAAACATAGTGGGGCTGTTATGGTTTGGGAATGTATGGCtaccacaggtactggctcacttgtatTTCAtgtgatgtaactgctgataacaacagcagaatgaattctgaagtgtacagaagcatcttatccgCTGAAGTTCAACtaaatgcctccaaacccaTTGGATGATGCTTCATccaacagcaagacaatgagcctcattcacgaaacatgcgtacgGTCCTATTACATCATAAACTCTGTGTAcaaacatttcggcattcatcatctttttttcttatctacatttgtttgtggctgtttccttatgctaatgacatgaacaggattgtgaataaattgtacaaacagtcagcattcatcaccacagaaaaacaacggtctgtcatgaatcccatattggctTTTCATAGGAgcattttttaagaacaaaagtaagaataatttaagaaaggttttgtgattGAGGCCCAATGATCCCAAATagactgctaaagcaacaaaggagttttttaaagccaaaaactAGAACATTCTTGTCTGGCCAAATCACTGACCTGATGTGAATCCAATTgaatatgcatttcaaatgctgaatagaaaacttaaggcaacctgaaacaagcaggagctgaagatggccgcagtacaggcctggcagaacatcaccagaGAACATACTCAGCACACGGTAATGTCGAAGGGtaacagacttcaagcagtaaTTGCATCCAAAGGATattcaacaaagtactaaacacaaCTTTCATTTACGTAACATTGTCATGTCCCAAACACAGTTCTGGTACGCTGACATGGAGagggggactatttataaaaaagtgctgtaatttctacatggtggaaCCAAAGTTTATAATACCCCTAAATAAAacctgagaatgtgcactttaaccacctGTGAATGGTTTGCTTacaattacaaatctaaaattgtggagcacagacagataaacattttttaaaagtatggaCCTTCCTATCTTAGGCCTTCCTATCTTTCTATCGCTGTCAGTTGAGCACCatatttctctgtattttatGTCTTTGTCTTAAACcttatggaattcacagtctaaTTATAGGCCTACTCAAGAGTCCATCTTCAAATTCAAGCCAGAAAAAATCACCTTCACCCCTCCTTAAAATTTAGTTTTTAGTTACTGGCCAGATCAGACATGTCCACGGCAACATAAATGTTGATAATGAGACCGAGCGCATTattatgtattcattatttaaagtaTCTCCAGCACACTCGTTGTGGTGCTTTCTTCACTACAAAGAGGACTCTCCAATTTGAGCCGGACAGCAGTTTGCTGCCGTTTCAAAAAGAAAGTGGGTTTTAATAACTCTCTGCCATTCACCTATATTACTTTTTGCAGTAGCATTCCTCTTGTTTTATGAGGCAGACACCAGCGCTTGTGCCTTT
This region of Anguilla rostrata isolate EN2019 chromosome 8, ASM1855537v3, whole genome shotgun sequence genomic DNA includes:
- the LOC135261630 gene encoding skin secretory protein xP2-like, which translates into the protein MGCSSSTQTTAQGNRPNSKPEESNGAGAMAKRTENGAGAEDSETIPDPVQLPVQNAGPEAQAAAAGETAQVAAETKPPAEDAAAAPAPAEEVKGAPAPDSAAAVEGAKGESEAGAKTADQAKATEEAPASASEPAPEPAPESASEPAPESKPAPEPSPESASKPAAESAPESASKPAPEPAPESAPEPPSDPAPESAPKAQEKAVEESETKEAGGAEAAADQSESAKAE